The following proteins are co-located in the Planctomycetia bacterium genome:
- a CDS encoding DUF1570 domain-containing protein, whose protein sequence is MKQTVITALFMVLLSCSIAAQDSVTQPAYDQMVLNEGARLQGIITEETAQQVRFQFIVRRPGVRTMVFEALYERQDISSITRASEPGRSAARKYVEKLLNSNKREEEKIQAIALSRTKWLEDEQEAWHYQGPYFELLSNARENLVRLVCVRLEAIFAAYVNTMGKRLTPDKPVRVVLFHTMAEFRSWQQKQSLSILNPAVYDARTATIYAGTELDQYASQLQELNERHRKQLKELQELRKNIDKHFGGKPTATLARQMQQLQQQLIALNSDNDVIFARLQAAFFATLYHEAFHAYLDRWVYPADKYQVPRWLNEGLAQLFENAFIEIDELRLGRLDEERLKQIQDAVRQNRFMPLRELLLAPPQLFFVKHTQENFESSRQYDASWALAHFLTFDLKLMSTPAMEEYVRPAPAGQEIKRFEKLVNMPLEKCETQWKQYLLRLRPDGSLRP, encoded by the coding sequence GTGAAACAGACAGTGATCACAGCACTGTTCATGGTTCTATTGTCTTGCAGCATCGCAGCACAAGATTCAGTAACCCAGCCTGCCTACGATCAGATGGTGCTCAATGAAGGTGCCAGGCTGCAGGGCATTATCACCGAAGAAACAGCACAGCAAGTCAGGTTTCAATTCATTGTTCGCCGGCCTGGCGTACGAACCATGGTCTTTGAAGCACTTTACGAAAGACAGGACATCAGCAGCATCACCCGTGCTTCGGAACCGGGGCGAAGCGCTGCTCGAAAATATGTCGAAAAGCTTCTCAACAGCAACAAGCGGGAAGAGGAGAAAATTCAAGCCATTGCCTTGAGCCGCACCAAATGGCTCGAAGACGAGCAGGAAGCCTGGCACTACCAGGGACCTTACTTTGAACTGCTTTCCAATGCACGGGAAAACCTGGTTCGGCTGGTGTGCGTCAGGCTCGAAGCGATTTTTGCTGCTTACGTGAACACCATGGGCAAACGCCTTACCCCCGATAAACCAGTGCGTGTCGTGTTGTTCCACACGATGGCTGAGTTTCGTTCCTGGCAACAGAAACAGAGCTTGAGCATCCTGAACCCCGCTGTTTATGATGCACGCACCGCAACCATCTACGCAGGCACTGAACTCGATCAATATGCCAGCCAACTGCAGGAGTTGAATGAAAGGCACCGCAAGCAACTGAAAGAACTGCAGGAACTCAGGAAGAACATTGACAAACACTTCGGCGGCAAACCAACCGCTACCCTTGCCCGACAGATGCAGCAACTACAACAGCAACTCATCGCATTGAACAGCGATAACGATGTGATCTTTGCCAGGCTGCAAGCTGCGTTTTTTGCAACGCTCTATCACGAGGCTTTTCATGCCTACCTCGACCGCTGGGTCTATCCTGCAGATAAATATCAGGTGCCACGCTGGCTCAACGAAGGCCTGGCCCAACTCTTTGAAAACGCGTTCATCGAAATTGATGAACTGCGGCTCGGACGACTGGATGAGGAGAGACTCAAGCAGATTCAGGATGCAGTCAGGCAAAACCGCTTCATGCCATTACGCGAATTGCTATTGGCCCCGCCACAACTGTTCTTTGTCAAACACACGCAGGAAAACTTCGAATCGAGCAGACAGTATGATGCCAGTTGGGCTTTAGCCCATTTTCTTACTTTCGATCTCAAACTGATGTCGACACCCGCGATGGAAGAATACGTAAGACCAGCTCCGGCAGGGCAGGAAATCAAACGCTTTGAGAAGCTGGTGAATATGCCACTGGAGAAATGTGAAACGCAGTGGAAACAATACCTGCTACGATTGCGGCCTGACGGTAGCCTCCGCCCCTGA